A single window of Micrococcaceae bacterium Sec5.1 DNA harbors:
- a CDS encoding PadR family transcriptional regulator, with product MKLEHILLGVLLEHPSTGYDIKKFLDTHGRFLRSNTQMSQVYRSLGSMESQGWVTHSVDPRPGAQDAKTYRVTDEGATVFLDWLTGPYHPASRFQDPELAARLSFAGFMSAEQLLRILDVEIQTRQDEIARYRNRDRREQWAPTIAFDTELAESVGERLHLMGASAIDAHVAGLISLRKELLDGQLSSRSLTAVPAELRP from the coding sequence ATGAAGCTCGAACACATCCTTCTTGGAGTCCTGCTGGAGCACCCGAGCACGGGCTACGACATCAAGAAGTTCCTGGACACCCACGGCCGCTTCCTGCGCTCAAATACGCAGATGAGCCAGGTCTACCGCTCGCTCGGGAGCATGGAGAGCCAGGGTTGGGTGACCCATAGCGTGGACCCCCGGCCCGGCGCCCAGGACGCAAAGACCTACCGCGTCACTGATGAAGGAGCCACGGTGTTCCTCGATTGGCTCACCGGACCGTACCACCCGGCCAGCCGTTTCCAGGACCCCGAACTCGCCGCGCGGTTGTCCTTTGCCGGCTTCATGAGCGCCGAGCAACTCCTCCGGATTCTGGACGTCGAAATCCAGACCCGCCAGGACGAAATCGCCCGCTACCGCAACCGCGACCGCAGGGAACAATGGGCTCCCACCATCGCCTTTGACACGGAGCTGGCCGAATCCGTGGGAGAGCGCCTGCACCTCATGGGCGCGAGCGCCATCGACGCCCACGTGGCTGGACTCATCAGCCTGCGCAAGGAGCTCCTGGATGGACAGCTGTCGTCCCGCTCGCTCACCGCAGTACCGGCGGAGCTGCGACCATGA
- a CDS encoding sugar kinase, whose amino-acid sequence MLTPVQAVPLHLATELHCGIGGAESNVAMGLAAMGLETHWVSRVGHDGFGTRILDELQAHGVGVSGVEVDESRPTGLYVKVPAQETDPDGGSSVLYYRQGSAASAMGRPLLSNPAVSSLLENAALIHLSGITAALSAECLSLLEAMLTEPRNGRIVSFDVNWREALWAGQDRSVLQRLANLADVVLVGKDEAEHAFGTTDEAELRRLMPDPQVLVIKNEAISAISLDRAGTREEVPALSVAVVEPVGAGDSFAAGYLSGMLFGLGQKESLRRGHVAAACTLTVHGDRGPLPDAVELAAILDSSDEDWAAIHVEEGRFNTRTGA is encoded by the coding sequence ATGCTTACCCCTGTCCAGGCCGTTCCCCTGCACCTCGCAACCGAACTCCACTGCGGAATTGGTGGCGCTGAGTCCAATGTCGCCATGGGACTCGCGGCCATGGGCCTGGAGACGCACTGGGTTAGCCGGGTGGGCCATGACGGCTTCGGCACGCGCATCCTTGACGAGCTTCAAGCGCACGGAGTGGGAGTCTCCGGCGTCGAGGTGGACGAGTCCCGGCCCACCGGCCTCTACGTGAAGGTCCCCGCCCAGGAAACAGACCCCGACGGCGGCAGCTCAGTTTTGTACTATCGGCAGGGTTCTGCGGCGTCGGCCATGGGACGCCCATTGCTTTCCAATCCCGCTGTTTCGTCACTGCTGGAAAATGCGGCCCTCATCCACCTGAGTGGCATCACCGCTGCCCTGTCCGCCGAGTGCCTGTCTCTCCTGGAGGCCATGCTGACCGAGCCGCGGAACGGGCGCATCGTCAGCTTCGACGTCAATTGGCGCGAAGCCCTCTGGGCGGGCCAGGATCGTTCGGTCCTGCAGCGCCTGGCGAACCTGGCCGACGTCGTGCTGGTTGGAAAAGACGAAGCCGAGCACGCCTTTGGCACCACCGACGAAGCCGAACTCCGTCGTCTAATGCCGGACCCTCAGGTGCTGGTCATCAAGAACGAGGCGATCAGCGCCATCTCTTTGGACCGGGCCGGCACCCGGGAGGAAGTTCCCGCACTGTCCGTCGCCGTCGTCGAGCCTGTTGGCGCGGGTGACTCGTTCGCCGCCGGTTACCTCAGCGGCATGCTGTTCGGGCTGGGACAAAAGGAGAGCCTCCGGCGGGGGCACGTCGCTGCTGCCTGTACCTTGACCGTCCATGGCGACCGCGGCCCACTGCCTGACGCTGTTGAGCTCGCGGCCATCCTCGATTCTTCGGATGAGGACTGGGCTGCTATCCATGTTGAAGAGGGACGTTTCAACACCAGAACCGGAGCGTGA
- a CDS encoding D-aminoacylase, with protein MKTLISNATLVDGTGADRRTADVLLDGAVIAAVVDAGSLTAGSLTAASTGADRVIDAAGLVLSPGFIDMHAHSDLQLLVNRQHYAKLSQGVTTELLGQDGLSYAPVDDATLAGVREKIAGWNDNPTDFDWNWRTVGEYLERLDSEVTDADGSTGRIATNAAYLVPQGTVRAMVMGFAEGDPTPEQQQQMQDVIRLAMEEGAVGMSSGLTYTPGMYAQTEELAGLCRTVGELGGFYAPHHRSYGKGALGAYAEMIGLSRDTGCALHLSHATMNFAENKGRAGELLELIDEALEQGVDITLDTYPYLPGATTLSAILPSWASSGGTEATLARLADPESRARIREAVEIYGSDGCHGVVAEWDTLEISGVQNPALAGLVGKTIKDIAAETNEQPFDVFARILTEDRLGTGILQHVGHEENVQAIMKHRTHTGGSDGLLVGAKPHPRAWGTFPRYLGHYSRDLGLLSLEETVHHLTGRPAARLKLHNRGLVREGYAADVVLFDPETIRDEATFENPRQAASGIHYVFVNGEAAIDGGQPTGARAGRALRRSSDGLTREGKQHHP; from the coding sequence ATGAAGACCCTTATCAGCAACGCCACCCTGGTGGATGGAACCGGAGCGGACCGCCGCACGGCGGATGTCCTGCTGGACGGTGCGGTGATTGCCGCCGTCGTCGACGCCGGTTCCCTCACCGCTGGTTCCCTCACTGCAGCCTCAACCGGCGCGGACCGCGTTATCGACGCCGCCGGCCTGGTCCTGAGTCCCGGCTTCATCGACATGCACGCGCATTCTGACCTGCAACTGCTTGTTAACAGGCAGCACTACGCGAAGCTCAGCCAAGGCGTTACTACAGAACTGCTCGGCCAGGACGGCCTGTCTTACGCGCCAGTGGATGATGCCACGCTTGCCGGTGTCCGGGAGAAGATCGCTGGTTGGAACGATAACCCAACGGACTTCGACTGGAACTGGCGGACCGTGGGGGAGTACCTGGAACGGCTGGATAGCGAGGTCACCGATGCGGATGGCTCTACAGGCCGCATCGCCACCAATGCAGCCTACCTGGTACCTCAAGGAACCGTCCGGGCCATGGTGATGGGCTTCGCCGAAGGCGACCCGACGCCGGAGCAACAGCAGCAGATGCAGGACGTCATCCGGTTGGCCATGGAGGAGGGCGCCGTCGGAATGTCCTCCGGCCTGACCTACACGCCGGGCATGTACGCGCAGACCGAAGAACTCGCTGGCCTCTGCAGGACTGTGGGGGAGCTGGGCGGCTTCTACGCACCCCATCACCGTTCCTACGGCAAGGGTGCGCTGGGTGCGTATGCGGAGATGATCGGGCTGAGCCGGGACACAGGCTGCGCCCTTCATTTGTCCCACGCCACCATGAACTTCGCGGAGAACAAGGGCCGGGCAGGCGAACTCCTGGAGCTCATCGATGAAGCCCTGGAGCAAGGCGTCGACATCACCCTGGACACCTACCCCTACCTCCCCGGCGCCACCACGCTTTCCGCGATCCTGCCCAGCTGGGCATCGTCCGGCGGAACGGAAGCGACGCTTGCCCGCCTGGCAGATCCCGAGTCCCGCGCCCGCATCCGGGAAGCCGTGGAGATCTACGGATCCGACGGCTGCCACGGGGTAGTTGCCGAGTGGGACACCCTGGAAATCAGCGGCGTCCAGAACCCGGCGCTCGCAGGACTCGTGGGCAAGACCATCAAGGACATCGCCGCGGAGACCAACGAGCAGCCGTTCGATGTCTTCGCCCGCATCCTCACCGAAGACCGCCTCGGCACCGGCATCCTGCAGCACGTGGGGCACGAGGAAAACGTCCAGGCCATCATGAAACACCGCACGCACACCGGCGGCAGCGACGGCCTCCTGGTCGGCGCCAAGCCACACCCCCGCGCCTGGGGAACCTTCCCGCGCTACCTCGGCCACTACTCCCGCGATCTCGGATTGCTCAGCCTCGAGGAAACCGTTCATCACCTGACTGGGCGGCCGGCCGCACGACTCAAGCTCCACAACAGGGGACTGGTTCGCGAGGGCTACGCGGCCGACGTCGTGCTCTTCGATCCGGAGACCATCCGCGACGAAGCCACTTTTGAGAATCCCCGCCAAGCCGCCAGCGGCATCCATTACGTCTTCGTCAACGGCGAAGCAGCGATCGACGGCGGCCAGCCCACCGGTGCCCGCGCCGGCCGTGCGCTGCGTCGAAGCAGTGACGGACTCACCCGAGAAGGAAAGCAGCACCACCCATGA
- a CDS encoding IclR family transcriptional regulator — MLKRDVSTPEPERDILSQSLMRAIDLLAELAAKPATLDELSSKASVHKTTVMRLLHAMEEKRFVVRDEEQRFMLGSKLFELSSLALEQRDIRKVAHPHLAELNGRTGHTVHLAAFEGSEVVYIDKFESHHPVRMYSRIGLTASLHSAAVSKVLLADMPRSRQEKIAAGLDYIKVTENTLTSPEALLAELEQVKEQGWAHDNAEHEAFVHCIAAPIRDASGAVVAAASCSVPVVMLSYEGLLELLPDLKASTEAISNDLGWISHERNSA; from the coding sequence ATGTTGAAGAGGGACGTTTCAACACCAGAACCGGAGCGTGACATTTTGAGCCAGAGCCTCATGCGGGCCATCGACCTGCTCGCCGAACTCGCTGCGAAGCCCGCCACCCTTGACGAACTCTCGTCCAAAGCATCCGTGCACAAAACCACTGTGATGCGGCTCCTGCACGCCATGGAGGAGAAGCGGTTTGTGGTGCGGGACGAAGAGCAGCGGTTCATGCTGGGTTCCAAACTGTTCGAACTGTCATCGCTGGCCCTTGAGCAGAGGGACATCCGCAAGGTAGCGCATCCGCACCTCGCCGAGCTGAATGGTCGCACTGGGCACACCGTGCACCTCGCGGCATTTGAAGGAAGCGAGGTGGTGTACATCGATAAGTTCGAGTCCCACCACCCCGTCCGCATGTACTCGCGCATCGGCCTGACTGCATCGCTGCACTCGGCCGCTGTGTCCAAAGTCCTCCTCGCCGACATGCCGCGGAGCCGGCAGGAAAAGATCGCGGCGGGGCTGGACTACATCAAAGTTACCGAGAACACCCTGACCTCGCCGGAGGCCTTACTGGCCGAACTCGAGCAGGTCAAGGAACAGGGCTGGGCCCACGACAACGCTGAGCACGAGGCATTCGTGCACTGCATCGCGGCCCCCATCCGCGACGCCAGCGGTGCTGTTGTTGCCGCAGCCTCTTGTTCGGTACCGGTAGTGATGCTCAGCTATGAAGGCTTGCTGGAGCTGCTGCCCGACCTCAAAGCCAGCACCGAGGCCATCTCGAATGACCTCGGCTGGATCAGCCACGAAAGGAACTCAGCATGA
- a CDS encoding CU044_2847 family protein translates to MSRLVEFTTDDGGTVVVEVASTAGSIVTRGGDHAGDHSGVFARAQQTFQRALEHVRPAVQGVIDELLSLENRPDEVSVEFGIDLHAEAGAFIASASTASNFKVRLTWNKPSPPK, encoded by the coding sequence ATGAGCCGGCTGGTTGAGTTCACCACCGACGACGGCGGCACGGTAGTTGTGGAAGTCGCGAGCACAGCCGGGAGCATCGTGACCCGGGGCGGCGATCACGCGGGGGATCATTCCGGCGTCTTCGCGAGAGCCCAACAGACGTTCCAGCGGGCCTTGGAACATGTTCGGCCCGCAGTACAGGGCGTGATTGATGAGTTGCTGAGTCTGGAGAACCGCCCCGATGAGGTCAGCGTTGAGTTCGGCATAGACCTCCATGCCGAGGCCGGAGCTTTCATTGCATCGGCCAGCACTGCGTCCAACTTCAAGGTGCGGCTGACGTGGAACAAACCGTCCCCACCCAAGTAG
- a CDS encoding gluconate:H+ symporter, whose protein sequence is MNEFLEWLRHDTAGLLLLAGAGIALLLFLIIKVKLEPFIALVGTGVIVALVGGVSVEALVGSATKSSDALIEKGFAGILGHITVIIGLGTVLGAILERSGGAEVLLGRLVKIFGEKGTPLAMGITGFVLGIPVFFDIGIFVLAPLVYVAAIRGGKSLALYALPLLAGLSVTHAFLPPHPGPVAAAGLFHVDLGWIILMGLICGIPAWFASGILWGTWIGKRVMVNVPEDRIVAEAEEARGHEPSIGLVLLAIGLPMILILGGTFGNIFAPPGVFRDILQFFGNPAIALTVAVLLAMWLLGIRRGMSSAELSEITGSSLRPVGMILLVVGAGAFFGAVLSATGVGKAVADSLAQAGLPIILSAFVISAGMRIAQGSATVAIVTTGGILAPSLASGYSQPQLALIVVAISSGSIIASHVNDGGFWIISKYFNMSVKDTLKTWTVLETVLSIVGFAMAALLYTFVR, encoded by the coding sequence ATGAATGAATTTCTCGAATGGCTGCGGCATGACACCGCCGGCCTGCTCCTCCTGGCAGGCGCGGGCATCGCCCTCCTGCTGTTCCTGATCATCAAGGTCAAGCTCGAACCGTTCATCGCCCTGGTGGGAACCGGCGTGATCGTGGCTTTGGTGGGTGGGGTCTCGGTTGAAGCGTTGGTCGGCTCGGCCACCAAGAGCAGTGACGCCCTGATTGAGAAGGGCTTTGCCGGCATCCTTGGCCACATCACCGTGATCATCGGCCTCGGTACAGTGCTCGGTGCCATCCTCGAACGCTCTGGGGGCGCGGAAGTGCTGCTCGGCAGGCTCGTGAAGATCTTCGGCGAAAAGGGCACCCCGCTCGCCATGGGTATCACCGGCTTTGTGCTGGGTATTCCGGTGTTCTTCGATATCGGCATCTTCGTCCTGGCGCCCTTGGTTTACGTCGCTGCAATTCGCGGTGGTAAGTCGCTGGCACTGTACGCGCTTCCGTTGCTGGCCGGCCTCTCCGTGACACACGCCTTCCTGCCACCGCACCCCGGTCCCGTTGCTGCCGCCGGCCTTTTCCATGTTGACCTTGGCTGGATCATCCTCATGGGCCTCATCTGCGGCATCCCGGCCTGGTTCGCCTCCGGTATTTTGTGGGGCACGTGGATCGGCAAGCGCGTGATGGTGAATGTTCCCGAGGACCGCATCGTTGCTGAGGCCGAGGAAGCGCGTGGCCACGAGCCGTCCATCGGGCTGGTGCTGCTGGCTATCGGCCTGCCCATGATCCTCATCCTTGGCGGCACGTTCGGTAACATCTTTGCTCCTCCCGGTGTTTTCCGGGACATACTCCAGTTCTTCGGTAACCCGGCCATCGCGCTGACCGTCGCCGTGCTGCTGGCCATGTGGCTCCTGGGCATCCGACGCGGCATGAGCTCCGCCGAACTCAGCGAAATCACGGGTTCATCGCTTCGTCCCGTGGGCATGATCCTGCTGGTTGTTGGCGCCGGTGCGTTCTTTGGCGCAGTTCTTTCGGCTACCGGTGTGGGCAAGGCTGTGGCGGACTCGCTGGCCCAGGCCGGCCTGCCGATCATCCTCTCCGCCTTCGTGATCAGCGCGGGCATGCGCATTGCACAGGGCTCGGCGACCGTGGCGATCGTCACCACCGGCGGCATCCTGGCCCCGAGCTTGGCCTCGGGTTACTCCCAGCCGCAGCTCGCCCTGATCGTGGTGGCGATCTCCTCCGGCTCCATCATCGCCAGCCACGTCAACGATGGCGGCTTCTGGATCATCTCCAAGTACTTCAACATGTCAGTCAAGGACACCCTGAAGACGTGGACCGTCCTGGAGACAGTGTTGTCGATCGTGGGCTTCGCAATGGCGGCGCTGCTGTACACGTTCGTGAGGTGA
- a CDS encoding alanine racemase produces MNTSEAISAHAVASLADRQLDWRHKAIPATANGSTHAEFLAAKHTLADLQTPLLTLDSAALQANADHLAEWCKEHGVLLAPHGKTTMSPQLWTEQLNRGAWGITLANFAQLRVAREFGVRNLQLANSLTDPHAIEWVAGTSTADAPILSWVDSVGTMEVINRVLSGSDAVLDVLVELGAHGGRTGARGVDAAMAVARAVAASPNLRLVGVSGYEGSLAHTADDAGLGAVRGYLAQMRLLHEELLAGGFYDSSEVIITAGGSAYFDDVVTVLSPCISTGAEMGDPSVDLMIRSGAYIIHDDGFYRGISPFSREGDQPFRAGMHAWARVVSQTEPGLAILDAGKRDLPFDEGLPEPQLIGPVLGGAMESLRGAEITSVNDQHCFMTYDPDTTSVQPGDVIRLGLSHPCTAFDKWTVIPVLSSAENTGNQAVVDLIHTFF; encoded by the coding sequence GTGAACACTTCCGAAGCCATCTCGGCACACGCAGTGGCCAGCCTTGCAGACCGTCAACTCGATTGGCGGCACAAGGCCATTCCGGCCACCGCCAACGGGAGCACGCACGCCGAATTCCTTGCGGCCAAGCACACGCTGGCCGATCTCCAGACGCCGCTGCTCACACTTGATAGTGCTGCGCTCCAGGCCAACGCCGATCACTTGGCCGAATGGTGCAAGGAACACGGCGTGCTGTTAGCGCCGCACGGCAAGACGACGATGTCTCCCCAGCTCTGGACCGAGCAGCTCAATCGCGGAGCCTGGGGAATCACGTTGGCGAACTTCGCGCAGCTTCGGGTAGCCCGCGAGTTCGGCGTCCGGAACCTTCAGCTCGCCAACAGCCTCACGGACCCGCACGCCATCGAATGGGTGGCGGGAACGTCCACTGCCGATGCGCCGATCCTGTCGTGGGTGGACTCGGTGGGAACCATGGAGGTCATCAACCGCGTGCTCTCCGGCAGCGACGCCGTGCTGGATGTGCTCGTAGAGCTCGGTGCGCATGGAGGCCGGACCGGAGCCCGGGGCGTTGACGCTGCCATGGCGGTGGCCCGCGCGGTTGCTGCTTCACCGAATCTGCGGTTGGTAGGTGTCAGCGGCTACGAAGGCTCGCTCGCGCACACAGCCGACGACGCCGGACTGGGTGCCGTCCGCGGCTACCTCGCCCAGATGCGGCTGCTTCACGAGGAACTGCTCGCCGGGGGTTTCTACGATTCCAGCGAAGTGATCATCACCGCCGGTGGCAGCGCCTACTTCGATGACGTCGTCACCGTCCTCTCGCCCTGCATCAGCACAGGGGCCGAAATGGGAGATCCCAGCGTGGACCTCATGATCCGCAGCGGCGCCTACATCATTCACGACGACGGGTTCTACCGCGGAATCTCGCCTTTCTCCCGCGAGGGTGATCAGCCGTTCCGGGCGGGAATGCACGCTTGGGCGAGGGTCGTATCGCAAACGGAGCCGGGCTTGGCCATCCTCGACGCCGGCAAACGCGACCTCCCGTTCGACGAAGGACTTCCGGAGCCGCAGCTCATCGGTCCCGTGCTCGGCGGAGCGATGGAATCACTGCGTGGAGCCGAAATCACGTCGGTCAACGATCAGCACTGCTTCATGACCTACGATCCCGACACCACCAGCGTCCAACCCGGCGATGTGATCCGCCTGGGCCTGTCCCATCCCTGCACAGCCTTCGATAAGTGGACCGTCATCCCGGTGCTCTCGTCCGCCGAAAACACAGGCAACCAGGCCGTCGTCGACCTTATCCATACCTTCTTCTAG
- a CDS encoding LssY C-terminal domain-containing protein yields MYKAPNKAVTDSRLDHAFFVLGGAAAAWLAFLLVGESFHLGWGQVWFSFVFWAFLAYLLLPRLHRILTTIYVPGYFIGRARTSDGLLGDPVNVALMGTEPQIHAIMRAAGWTIADDVTFASSRRIVSSTLLRQSYTQAPVSPLYLFDRQQDFAYQQEVDSNPGKRHHVRFWRCPEGWMLPGGHKVDWLAAGTYDRSVGFSLFTLQITHKIEQNTDVERDHIVRTVSEAAPAVTVRVIKDFSTGYHSRNGGGDSISTDGDLPIIDARRVPVPADQPASQTDSRDRRPAPTMTGAFLVVIRALAALALAITLLTSGGDITIEDANLDPQTTTAAIVTIAAIVLVFGLGEVFLAWRIFLGSNGARVIAMGLSSISIVVQAIDASTGTTNLTLEAGLSGLATDILVLLALSSQRARIYAKRQRVPAVPPSVVRRVAS; encoded by the coding sequence ATGTACAAAGCGCCGAACAAGGCAGTCACGGACAGCCGGCTCGACCACGCATTCTTCGTTCTTGGTGGAGCCGCAGCTGCGTGGCTGGCATTCCTGTTGGTGGGGGAGAGCTTTCACCTCGGGTGGGGCCAGGTGTGGTTCTCCTTTGTGTTCTGGGCCTTCCTTGCCTACCTGCTGCTGCCCCGCCTCCACCGAATACTGACCACCATTTACGTTCCCGGCTACTTCATCGGCCGGGCCCGAACCAGTGACGGACTGCTCGGTGACCCTGTGAACGTGGCCCTTATGGGCACGGAGCCGCAGATCCATGCGATCATGCGGGCCGCCGGGTGGACCATTGCCGACGACGTGACCTTCGCCAGCAGCCGTCGCATCGTGAGCTCGACACTTTTGAGGCAGAGCTACACCCAGGCGCCCGTCAGCCCCTTGTACCTCTTTGACCGTCAGCAGGACTTCGCCTACCAGCAGGAAGTGGACAGCAACCCCGGCAAACGCCACCACGTCCGCTTTTGGCGCTGCCCCGAGGGTTGGATGCTGCCCGGCGGGCACAAGGTGGACTGGCTCGCCGCCGGCACCTACGATCGCAGCGTTGGCTTCTCACTGTTCACCCTGCAGATCACGCACAAGATCGAGCAGAATACGGATGTGGAGCGGGACCACATCGTGCGGACGGTGTCTGAGGCTGCGCCTGCGGTGACCGTCCGCGTCATCAAGGACTTTTCCACCGGATATCACTCGCGCAACGGCGGCGGCGACTCCATCTCTACAGACGGCGATCTGCCCATCATCGACGCCCGCCGTGTGCCCGTCCCCGCCGACCAACCAGCCAGCCAGACGGACAGCCGCGACCGCCGTCCCGCACCCACCATGACGGGCGCATTCCTCGTGGTCATCCGGGCCTTGGCGGCGCTGGCTTTGGCCATCACGTTGCTCACCTCGGGCGGCGACATCACCATCGAGGACGCCAACCTTGACCCGCAAACCACGACGGCGGCAATCGTCACCATAGCTGCGATCGTCCTGGTCTTCGGACTCGGCGAGGTATTCCTTGCCTGGCGGATATTCCTCGGCAGCAACGGCGCCCGAGTCATTGCGATGGGACTCAGCTCCATCTCGATCGTGGTCCAAGCCATCGATGCCTCCACGGGGACCACCAACCTCACACTTGAGGCAGGCCTGTCCGGCTTGGCCACGGACATCCTGGTGCTCCTTGCTTTGTCCAGCCAACGGGCCAGGATCTATGCCAAGCGCCAGCGCGTTCCAGCCGTCCCGCCGTCGGTGGTTCGCCGGGTGGCTTCCTGA
- a CDS encoding Rid family detoxifying hydrolase: MSEKNVVLTENAPAPAHVFSQGIKKGGMFQVSGQGPMDPATNQYIGEGDVRVQTRRTLENVKAILEAGGSSVEDVIMFRVYLTTRDDFAAMNEVYGEFIRENVPSGLLPSRTTVFVDLPHEVMLVEIDALAVTA, encoded by the coding sequence ATGAGTGAAAAGAACGTAGTACTGACCGAAAACGCCCCGGCCCCGGCGCACGTATTCTCCCAGGGCATCAAAAAGGGCGGGATGTTCCAGGTCTCGGGCCAGGGCCCCATGGATCCCGCCACCAACCAGTACATCGGCGAGGGCGACGTCCGCGTCCAGACACGTCGCACGCTGGAGAACGTGAAGGCCATCCTCGAAGCTGGCGGATCCTCCGTTGAAGACGTCATCATGTTCCGCGTGTACCTCACCACCCGTGATGACTTTGCCGCGATGAACGAGGTTTACGGGGAGTTCATTCGCGAGAACGTGCCCAGCGGTTTGCTGCCGAGCCGCACCACCGTGTTTGTGGATCTCCCCCACGAGGTCATGCTGGTGGAGATCGACGCCCTGGCTGTTACTGCGTAG
- a CDS encoding universal stress protein — protein sequence MAAENFSGRIPLVVGVLPDQHVEVLQTARTLAEQLGVPLVCAYVDEASYLVEWDPARETHRMSLHPEKDDEEVAAVRSDLGKVIGEAMDGGSADWTLRLLAGDPARALGRLAEDIHASMIIVGTPEPGLGHRISEALNGSVAAWLSHHQRRPVLIVPQKKPQEAARKN from the coding sequence ATGGCTGCGGAGAATTTCAGCGGACGGATTCCTTTGGTTGTCGGCGTCTTGCCCGACCAGCACGTGGAGGTGCTGCAAACAGCCCGGACGCTGGCTGAGCAACTCGGCGTGCCGCTGGTTTGTGCCTACGTGGACGAGGCCAGTTACCTCGTGGAATGGGACCCGGCGCGGGAGACACACCGAATGTCGCTTCATCCGGAGAAGGATGACGAGGAGGTCGCAGCTGTCCGTAGTGATCTGGGCAAGGTCATCGGCGAAGCCATGGATGGCGGCTCAGCGGATTGGACTCTGCGGTTGCTCGCTGGAGATCCTGCCCGCGCCCTGGGCCGACTCGCCGAGGACATCCACGCCTCGATGATCATCGTCGGTACGCCGGAACCTGGTTTGGGACACCGCATTTCCGAGGCATTGAACGGCTCGGTGGCGGCATGGTTGAGCCACCACCAACGCCGGCCGGTGCTGATCGTGCCGCAGAAAAAGCCCCAGGAAGCTGCCCGTAAAAACTAA
- a CDS encoding bifunctional 4-hydroxy-2-oxoglutarate aldolase/2-dehydro-3-deoxy-phosphogluconate aldolase, with protein MTPEEFIQQLEADRTLAVVRAPSITDAADLCRALADGGIRSVELTFTTPDALKHVKRAAETAADHGAAVGIGTVLTADQARAAIDAGAKFLVTPGIRPEVAAVAVAAGIPFSLGAMTPTEVAQALDLGSGVVKIFPARQLGPAYLKDLQGPYPGIRLLPSGGIDASNAKSYLDAGAAAVCCGTSVVPPAAVAAGNWADIAARAAAFTGTLK; from the coding sequence ATGACTCCTGAAGAATTCATCCAGCAGCTTGAAGCCGACCGCACCCTGGCCGTGGTCCGCGCTCCGTCCATCACGGACGCCGCGGATCTCTGCCGGGCATTGGCCGACGGCGGCATCCGCAGCGTGGAACTGACGTTCACCACACCGGATGCGCTCAAGCACGTCAAGCGCGCGGCAGAGACTGCAGCAGACCATGGTGCCGCCGTCGGAATCGGTACGGTCCTGACCGCTGACCAAGCCCGCGCAGCGATCGACGCCGGGGCCAAGTTCCTGGTGACACCTGGCATTCGGCCCGAGGTCGCCGCAGTCGCCGTGGCCGCCGGCATACCCTTCAGCCTTGGCGCCATGACGCCCACCGAAGTGGCGCAGGCATTGGACCTTGGGTCCGGCGTCGTCAAGATTTTCCCTGCCCGGCAACTCGGACCTGCGTATCTGAAGGATCTGCAGGGCCCCTACCCGGGCATCCGCCTGTTGCCTTCGGGAGGCATCGACGCTTCCAACGCAAAGAGCTATCTCGACGCCGGTGCTGCCGCAGTCTGCTGCGGCACCAGCGTGGTCCCGCCCGCAGCGGTCGCTGCAGGCAACTGGGCAGACATCGCGGCCCGTGCCGCCGCGTTTACCGGCACCCTCAAGTAG